In Opitutus sp. ER46, one DNA window encodes the following:
- a CDS encoding arsenate reductase family protein has translation MLLYSYSGCSTCRDAVAWLRAHAVSVEERPIYERPPSLAELKRMLAFQGGELRKLFNTSGLEYRALDLKTKLPTMSVEDALKLLSGNGRLVKRPFLLGANVGLVGFKPEVWAAALLPRA, from the coding sequence ATGCTCCTCTATTCCTACTCGGGCTGCAGCACTTGCCGCGATGCGGTGGCTTGGCTGCGCGCACATGCGGTCTCTGTCGAGGAACGACCGATCTACGAACGCCCGCCCTCCCTCGCCGAACTCAAGCGCATGCTGGCCTTCCAGGGCGGCGAGTTGCGGAAGCTCTTCAACACGTCGGGACTCGAGTACCGCGCGCTTGACCTGAAGACGAAGCTCCCGACGATGTCCGTCGAGGATGCGCTCAAGCTGCTCTCGGGCAATGGTCGCCTCGTGAAGCGGCCGTTTCTCCTCGGCGCCAATGTCGGACTCGTGGGCTTCAAGCCGGAGGTCTGGGCCGCTGCACTTCTGCCGCGCGCCTAG